A window of the Butyricimonas faecalis genome harbors these coding sequences:
- a CDS encoding DUF4843 domain-containing protein, which translates to MKKLLIALVIGLIGYACSEEKVGVYSLERDYIYFQYESSRLGTTMNVADSVYLYYNSSSVSVNSSRQRDTFFFRVKVAGMARSVDRKINIEPYSFLTNGREEAIAGVNYVAFDDPEMEKCCVVPADSVSVNIPIIVTYNPAIAGSYKGFMLAFKLVDSDDFEIMATNPNLSANPARTHAFVQFTQSN; encoded by the coding sequence ATGAAAAAGTTACTTATAGCATTGGTAATCGGGTTAATCGGGTATGCCTGTTCGGAAGAGAAAGTAGGGGTGTATTCTTTGGAACGTGATTACATTTATTTCCAGTACGAGTCGTCAAGATTGGGTACGACAATGAATGTTGCGGATAGTGTGTATCTATATTACAATTCTTCTTCGGTTAGCGTGAATTCGTCACGACAACGGGATACGTTCTTTTTCAGAGTAAAGGTTGCCGGTATGGCAAGAAGTGTGGATCGCAAGATTAATATAGAACCGTATAGTTTCTTGACGAATGGTAGAGAGGAAGCGATAGCGGGAGTGAATTACGTGGCTTTTGATGATCCGGAGATGGAGAAATGTTGTGTCGTTCCCGCTGATTCCGTGAGTGTGAATATTCCGATCATTGTTACTTATAATCCGGCAATAGCAGGGAGTTATAAAGGTTTTATGCTAGCTTTTAAACTGGTCGATTCAGACGATTTTGAAATAATGGCGACTAATCCTAATCTTAGTGCTAATCCGGCACGTACTCATGCTTTCGTGCAATTTACTCAGAGTAATTAA
- a CDS encoding thioredoxin family protein gives MKKFVSLFTGMLMIVSVFAQTNFQELTLEKALEKAKSEHKKVFVDCYTSWCGPCKMMAEKVLPLKEVGEYMNERFVCIKVDMEKGEGPDLARKYKVTAYPTFLVLQTDGSLMQRVVGGTLDGKEFIQKVDAAFDENSAANLEAEYVAGNREMNFLLKYTKALITACDLDKAKAVAQDIIGSLEDSQKCTEPYWFIYEDISLSPMGSGNMNYFLKHTEQFREGVGVEKVDKKLVSLFDLQLEEIIRGKNTTATLADVEDIQKTLDAYKLTGQDYLYEYIELIKGMKMGNTDKVLEMCKRVFPKMADEKIAYLYFMPILSLKGKWNDKQKEELDTLTEQLAEQVEMSTLKASLRNFKTAIARL, from the coding sequence ATGAAAAAGTTTGTATCGTTATTTACTGGTATGTTGATGATAGTGTCTGTGTTCGCACAGACTAATTTTCAAGAGTTGACGTTGGAGAAAGCCTTGGAGAAAGCGAAGAGCGAGCATAAGAAAGTTTTCGTGGATTGTTACACGTCATGGTGCGGACCGTGTAAAATGATGGCGGAGAAGGTGCTTCCCTTAAAAGAGGTGGGCGAGTATATGAACGAACGTTTTGTGTGTATCAAAGTAGACATGGAGAAAGGGGAAGGACCGGATCTCGCCCGAAAATATAAGGTTACGGCTTACCCGACTTTTCTGGTATTGCAGACGGATGGCAGTTTGATGCAACGTGTCGTCGGTGGCACGTTGGACGGGAAAGAGTTTATTCAGAAAGTGGATGCCGCTTTTGATGAAAATTCGGCTGCTAATTTGGAAGCCGAATACGTCGCGGGAAATCGTGAGATGAATTTCTTGTTGAAATACACGAAAGCTTTGATTACGGCTTGTGATTTGGATAAAGCGAAAGCCGTGGCGCAGGACATCATTGGTTCGTTGGAAGATAGCCAGAAATGTACGGAGCCTTACTGGTTTATTTACGAGGACATAAGTTTGTCACCAATGGGCTCCGGGAATATGAATTATTTCTTGAAACACACGGAGCAATTTCGTGAAGGTGTTGGCGTCGAGAAAGTAGATAAGAAATTAGTTTCTTTATTTGATTTGCAATTGGAGGAGATTATCCGTGGAAAAAATACGACCGCCACTTTGGCTGATGTTGAAGATATCCAAAAAACATTGGATGCTTATAAATTAACTGGACAGGATTATTTGTACGAGTATATAGAGTTAATCAAAGGAATGAAAATGGGAAACACAGATAAGGTGTTGGAAATGTGTAAGAGGGTGTTCCCGAAAATGGCAGACGAAAAGATTGCTTATCTGTATTTTATGCCGATTCTGAGTTTGAAGGGGAAATGGAACGACAAGCAGAAAGAAGAATTGGATACATTGACCGAACAGTTGGCAGAACAGGTTGAAATGTCTACTCTTAAAGCATCCTTGCGTAATTTCAAGACAGCAATTGCTCGGTTGTAA
- a CDS encoding TlpA family protein disulfide reductase — translation MKKWLIIFSLLCPVMGVAQMKAGLVPVRDTAELKVGDRVPNFVFRDTANREVSLKQFRGKYVVIDVWASWCYPCKQEFPTLTKLAERYKEKKIVFVSLSCDTEEQRWRNELWWGKMRGNQWWIAGDESSMIAFRVRAIPRLILLDKKGRIVDLKLPKPSDSRFEKMLEDLKGM, via the coding sequence ATGAAGAAATGGTTGATAATTTTTAGTTTATTGTGTCCAGTTATGGGGGTGGCGCAGATGAAGGCAGGGCTTGTGCCAGTACGGGATACTGCAGAATTGAAAGTCGGAGATCGAGTTCCGAATTTTGTTTTTCGTGATACAGCTAATCGGGAAGTGTCTTTAAAACAATTTCGAGGAAAATACGTGGTAATTGACGTGTGGGCATCGTGGTGTTACCCTTGTAAGCAAGAGTTCCCTACTCTGACAAAATTGGCTGAACGATATAAGGAGAAAAAAATCGTTTTCGTGAGTCTTTCTTGTGACACGGAGGAGCAACGTTGGCGGAATGAGTTGTGGTGGGGAAAAATGCGTGGTAACCAGTGGTGGATTGCGGGTGATGAATCTTCGATGATTGCTTTTCGAGTGAGAGCGATTCCCCGGTTAATATTGTTGGATAAAAAGGGACGGATTGTGGACTTGAAATTGCCAAAACCTTCCGATTCTAGGTTTGAAAAGATGCTAGAAGACTTGAAAGGAATGTAA